One window from the genome of Natrinema caseinilyticum encodes:
- a CDS encoding sulfite exporter TauE/SafE family protein, whose product MEILGISLALIVMFVGFGLLIGILFGFFGMGGSFLVTPALLVMGYDANVAVGSGLAFVFGTSVIATLKHRDLGQVDYKLGVLMIAGTTAGIEVGKIGLEYLQHIGLAGSVVSVAYVVLLGGIGVFVTYEALKGAGGGIDHDVDGDADLEDEEIPEIAQKIQSYRVPPMISIRGGFTVSLWMVLLVAFATGLLSGFLGVGGGFIRMPALFYLIGVPVPVAVGTDLFEIVFSGGIGSFLYAQSGAVDLSIVAPLLAGSALGARVGAAATNLVEEDDIKVYFGIMLLLGSIAVAVREIGGLLEMPVFDTVSLAIIIGAALLVSGAVVYNGVTILREEDQPSPSPAD is encoded by the coding sequence ATGGAGATACTAGGAATAAGTCTGGCGCTGATCGTGATGTTCGTCGGGTTCGGCCTCCTCATCGGGATCCTGTTCGGATTCTTCGGGATGGGCGGGTCGTTCCTCGTAACGCCCGCGCTGTTAGTCATGGGCTACGACGCCAACGTCGCGGTCGGGTCCGGGCTGGCGTTCGTCTTCGGGACGTCCGTCATCGCGACCCTCAAGCACCGTGACCTCGGTCAGGTGGACTACAAACTCGGGGTGCTGATGATCGCCGGTACGACTGCCGGCATCGAGGTCGGTAAGATCGGCCTCGAGTACCTCCAGCACATCGGCCTCGCCGGCTCCGTGGTCAGCGTCGCGTACGTCGTCCTGCTGGGCGGCATCGGCGTCTTCGTGACGTACGAAGCCCTGAAGGGCGCCGGCGGCGGCATCGACCACGACGTCGACGGGGACGCCGACCTCGAGGACGAGGAGATTCCCGAGATCGCACAGAAGATCCAGTCCTACCGCGTCCCGCCGATGATCTCGATCCGCGGCGGATTCACGGTCTCGCTGTGGATGGTGTTGCTGGTGGCGTTCGCGACGGGGCTGCTGTCAGGGTTCCTCGGCGTTGGCGGCGGATTCATCCGCATGCCCGCGCTGTTCTACCTGATCGGCGTGCCGGTCCCGGTCGCGGTCGGGACCGACCTGTTCGAGATCGTCTTCTCGGGCGGGATCGGGAGCTTCCTCTACGCCCAGTCCGGCGCAGTGGACCTGAGCATCGTCGCGCCGCTGCTGGCCGGGAGCGCACTCGGCGCTCGAGTCGGTGCGGCAGCGACGAACCTCGTCGAGGAGGACGACATCAAGGTGTACTTCGGCATCATGCTGTTGCTCGGTTCCATCGCGGTCGCCGTGCGAGAAATCGGTGGCCTCCTGGAGATGCCGGTCTTCGACACGGTGAGTCTGGCGATCATCATCGGAGCAGCACTGCTCGTCAGCGGGGCCGTCGTCTACAACGGCGTCACCATCCTCCGCGAAGAGGATCAGCCGTCGCCCTCGCCCGCCGACTAG
- a CDS encoding DUF7512 family protein, translating into MIGGSVSAMADAGLLIGAVLLEAIVLYVGYGAAEEALAEPMVERIKNV; encoded by the coding sequence ATGATAGGCGGAAGCGTCTCCGCGATGGCGGACGCTGGCTTGCTCATCGGAGCGGTCCTCCTCGAGGCTATCGTCCTGTACGTTGGCTACGGTGCGGCAGAAGAAGCGCTCGCAGAACCGATGGTCGAACGAATCAAGAACGTCTAA
- a CDS encoding thioredoxin family protein — MTGTAHSETSDDGAARKPVQLDAVGEYEDLLAERDLVLLEFVTSGCGICASMEPVLGAVARSAPGAVATVNAGLVPDLAAEFEIRSVPTLVVLRDGDEVARLDDGFESAETIVDLLETHAPQ; from the coding sequence ATGACAGGAACGGCACACTCGGAAACGTCCGACGACGGTGCGGCGCGGAAACCCGTTCAGCTGGACGCGGTGGGCGAGTACGAGGATCTGCTCGCCGAGCGGGACCTCGTCTTGCTCGAGTTCGTCACGTCCGGCTGCGGGATCTGCGCGTCGATGGAGCCGGTACTCGGTGCCGTCGCTCGCAGCGCGCCCGGCGCGGTAGCGACTGTAAACGCTGGTCTCGTCCCCGATCTCGCGGCGGAATTCGAGATTCGAAGCGTCCCGACGCTCGTCGTGTTACGAGACGGCGACGAAGTGGCCCGCCTCGACGACGGCTTCGAGAGCGCCGAGACGATCGTCGATCTCCTCGAGACGCACGCCCCGCAGTAA
- a CDS encoding helix-turn-helix domain-containing protein: MPDSLSEQLQQDIQCEGLLECFHGLKQLDKECFRALVGAEEPMTVDQIADAVDRERSTAYRAVQRLLQTGFIKKEQVNYDQGGYYHVYSPTDPSKIADDMQRMLNDWYAKMGQLIQEFETKYEQTDATAPAEAEG, translated from the coding sequence ATGCCGGATTCGCTGTCCGAACAACTACAACAAGACATACAGTGCGAGGGCCTCCTCGAGTGCTTCCACGGCCTCAAGCAGCTCGATAAAGAGTGTTTCCGGGCGCTCGTGGGCGCCGAGGAGCCGATGACCGTCGACCAAATAGCCGACGCCGTCGACCGCGAGCGTTCGACTGCCTACCGGGCAGTGCAGCGACTGCTCCAGACGGGGTTCATCAAGAAAGAGCAGGTCAACTACGACCAGGGCGGCTACTACCACGTGTACTCGCCGACCGACCCGTCGAAGATCGCAGACGACATGCAGCGAATGTTGAACGACTGGTACGCGAAGATGGGTCAACTCATCCAGGAATTCGAAACCAAGTACGAGCAGACGGACGCGACCGCACCGGCCGAAGCGGAAGGATAG
- a CDS encoding DUF7521 family protein, whose protein sequence is MEPSFVLAKLITLVLSLTVAYLAYHGYRRNGQTPMLYVSGGFVFIGAGAICEGLIYQTFGTTILSAALIQAVIVSSGMLLILVSLTK, encoded by the coding sequence ATGGAGCCGTCGTTCGTACTCGCCAAGCTGATTACGCTCGTATTGAGCCTCACGGTCGCGTATCTGGCGTATCACGGCTATCGGCGGAACGGTCAAACGCCGATGCTCTACGTCTCCGGCGGGTTCGTGTTCATCGGCGCGGGGGCGATCTGTGAGGGCCTCATCTACCAGACGTTCGGGACGACGATTTTGTCCGCTGCCCTCATCCAGGCGGTCATCGTCTCGAGCGGGATGCTTCTGATTCTCGTGTCGCTGACGAAGTGA
- a CDS encoding carbamoyltransferase family protein: protein MTNYLLACKPAIGLYGQHDPSAVLFEDGTPVFGVEEERYTRDKHATETFPEQAIQACLDHRDLEITDLDRILLPYDPELRSEIASHYLEDAVRAPGLLRKLTALERTIVTQIRSRFVPTRQIEARLESFGTPLPPIETIPHHRCHAASAFHPSGFDEAVVLTVDAKGEYDSTVVWHATGRRLKRVRTYDHPNSLGLFFATVTEYLGYRMFNGEGKVMGLAPYGDDNPEIESALRELIDTGVDYDVTDLTKRWGTGHGVDMLEDALERPRTEEPGEYGQWEKDLAYTAQKLLEETVVEIAEDAIERFDTANVALAGGVALNCKLNKRVRESPAVDDVFVQPVAHDAGLALGAGWSRQRPAAVDRQTDVYLGPAFETDEIRSLLETNKIEYSEPDDVERYVAERLAAGDLVGWFQGRMEMGPRALGARSILADPRSADSRDRVNRFVKHREEWRPFAPSMLESAADRYLADGRPAPFMIDADDVRSEAAGELEAVLHPADDSTRPQTVREDQHPRYYRLISEFENITGVPAVLNTSFNDHAEPIVRTPTQAVKDFYGMGLDLLAIEDFVVEKETA, encoded by the coding sequence ATGACGAATTATCTGCTTGCATGTAAACCCGCGATCGGGCTGTACGGGCAACACGATCCGAGTGCCGTCCTCTTCGAAGACGGGACCCCCGTTTTCGGCGTCGAGGAGGAACGATATACGCGGGACAAACACGCTACCGAAACGTTCCCCGAACAGGCGATTCAGGCCTGTCTCGACCACCGGGATCTGGAGATTACGGACCTGGATCGCATCCTCCTTCCGTACGATCCGGAGCTTCGCAGCGAAATCGCCTCCCACTACCTCGAAGATGCGGTTCGAGCGCCGGGGCTCTTGAGAAAACTCACCGCGCTGGAACGAACGATCGTGACCCAGATCAGGAGTCGGTTCGTTCCGACGCGGCAGATCGAAGCCCGCCTCGAGTCGTTCGGGACGCCGCTCCCACCGATCGAAACGATACCGCACCACCGTTGTCACGCCGCGAGCGCGTTCCATCCGTCGGGCTTCGACGAGGCGGTCGTCCTCACCGTCGATGCGAAAGGCGAGTACGATTCGACGGTCGTCTGGCACGCGACGGGACGGCGACTGAAACGCGTCCGGACGTACGACCATCCCAACAGTCTGGGGCTCTTCTTCGCTACAGTGACGGAGTACCTCGGCTATCGGATGTTCAACGGCGAAGGGAAGGTGATGGGGCTCGCGCCGTACGGCGACGATAACCCCGAGATCGAGTCCGCCCTTCGGGAACTGATCGACACGGGCGTCGACTACGACGTCACCGACCTGACGAAACGCTGGGGGACCGGTCACGGCGTCGATATGCTCGAAGATGCGCTCGAACGCCCGCGAACGGAAGAACCCGGCGAGTACGGCCAGTGGGAGAAAGACCTCGCCTACACCGCCCAGAAACTGCTCGAGGAGACGGTCGTCGAGATCGCGGAGGACGCAATCGAACGCTTCGACACCGCCAACGTCGCGCTCGCGGGCGGGGTCGCGCTCAACTGTAAACTGAACAAACGCGTTCGGGAGTCGCCGGCCGTCGACGACGTGTTCGTCCAACCCGTCGCCCACGACGCCGGTCTCGCCCTCGGAGCCGGCTGGTCGCGCCAGCGCCCGGCAGCCGTCGACCGTCAGACCGACGTCTATCTCGGCCCGGCGTTCGAGACGGACGAGATTCGATCGCTCCTCGAGACGAACAAAATCGAGTACTCGGAACCGGACGACGTGGAGCGGTACGTCGCCGAGCGGCTCGCGGCGGGCGACCTCGTCGGCTGGTTTCAGGGACGAATGGAGATGGGGCCGCGAGCGCTCGGGGCCCGGAGCATCCTCGCCGATCCCCGCAGCGCAGACTCCCGAGACCGCGTCAATCGGTTCGTCAAACACCGCGAGGAGTGGCGACCGTTCGCACCGTCGATGCTCGAGTCGGCGGCCGACAGATACCTCGCCGACGGCCGACCGGCTCCGTTCATGATCGACGCGGACGACGTCCGTTCGGAGGCGGCCGGAGAACTCGAGGCCGTCTTACACCCCGCCGACGACTCGACGCGTCCACAAACGGTCCGCGAGGATCAGCACCCGCGCTATTACCGGCTCATTTCGGAGTTCGAGAACATCACCGGCGTTCCGGCCGTCCTGAACACCTCGTTCAACGATCACGCCGAACCGATCGTCCGGACGCCGACGCAGGCCGTCAAGGACTTCTACGGGATGGGGCTCGATCTGCTCGCGATCGAGGATTTCGTCGTCGAAAAGGAGACGGCGTAG
- a CDS encoding polysaccharide deacetylase family protein, with product MLAVLGAGSTTLAGCMDALSDDESGPADTDDGDGDGEQNTEPGAVRWPAIDTGEVLSDFEALDEWMALTGEISAAPDEARTGTQAAVVESDEGSAKMQLQFADGIDLVDWDTSVAVKPESATQVTVEFFAPTRGARLTSTRELPDEYDGWFRMDCGYQQKPGDDPDLSKVNGIAISADGPDGGPTKLVVDDLRRTKSAENGKALLAFYGGHDSHYEIAAEMLAERDWAGAVPISPAHIGDDGRMGRSELRDLSDRGWDVCSLPDVSTPLPEHPEEQQRQVLESARDALAKIGFENGSRHLFVPDGEMDSTTYELARDVHESAFLYSSGTTGVPPTEMHMIPLIWGPALHTGVRRHTNLSDQYDLLTVLRIPRIVDEEDVGINENRMSLDDFGLLLDHIEQRDLDVVTPSDLVDGSWERDGGDEEFPDGERPDGTILEAGRSHEFEGDGSRDSPTFDLDDGVLVANTTHEGDSEITVDVTEVDGDGTDENLVTTAGNTTGESIMAVESGTYRLEVDADGAWSIELTQPAVESDELEDLPVEAEGTGSDVVGPLWTDGRTRVVATHEGDGAFIVDGYGADGSREILVHRTGEFDNSRSYKAGGTVWLNVEADGDWTLEVMDS from the coding sequence ATGTTAGCCGTACTCGGAGCCGGCTCGACGACTCTCGCGGGCTGTATGGACGCGCTATCGGACGACGAGTCCGGGCCGGCGGACACTGACGACGGGGACGGCGATGGCGAGCAGAACACCGAACCCGGAGCCGTCCGCTGGCCCGCGATCGATACTGGTGAAGTCCTCTCGGATTTCGAAGCGCTCGACGAGTGGATGGCTCTGACCGGCGAGATATCGGCGGCTCCGGACGAGGCGAGGACCGGAACGCAAGCCGCGGTCGTCGAGAGCGACGAGGGAAGCGCCAAAATGCAACTGCAGTTCGCCGATGGAATCGATCTCGTGGACTGGGACACGTCGGTGGCGGTCAAACCGGAATCCGCCACGCAGGTCACCGTCGAATTCTTCGCACCGACGCGAGGCGCGCGTCTCACCAGCACTCGAGAACTCCCGGACGAGTACGACGGGTGGTTCCGGATGGACTGTGGCTACCAGCAAAAGCCCGGCGACGATCCGGATCTCTCGAAGGTCAACGGCATCGCTATTTCCGCGGACGGACCCGACGGCGGGCCGACCAAACTGGTGGTAGACGACCTCCGCCGGACGAAATCGGCAGAAAACGGGAAAGCGCTTCTCGCGTTCTACGGCGGTCACGACTCGCACTACGAAATCGCGGCCGAGATGCTCGCAGAGCGCGATTGGGCCGGTGCGGTTCCGATCAGTCCGGCACACATCGGCGACGACGGACGGATGGGCCGTTCCGAACTCCGCGACCTCAGCGACCGCGGGTGGGACGTCTGCTCGCTCCCGGACGTTTCGACGCCGCTGCCCGAACACCCCGAGGAACAACAGCGTCAGGTCCTCGAGTCTGCGCGTGACGCGCTCGCGAAAATCGGCTTCGAGAACGGATCGCGACACCTGTTCGTCCCGGACGGTGAGATGGATTCGACGACCTACGAACTCGCCAGGGACGTCCACGAATCGGCGTTCCTGTACAGTTCCGGGACGACTGGCGTGCCGCCGACCGAGATGCACATGATTCCGCTCATCTGGGGACCCGCGCTTCACACCGGCGTTCGCCGTCACACCAATCTCTCCGACCAGTACGATCTTCTCACCGTCTTGCGGATCCCGCGAATCGTCGACGAGGAAGACGTCGGAATCAACGAGAACAGAATGTCGCTCGACGACTTCGGGTTGCTTCTCGACCACATCGAACAGCGCGACCTCGACGTCGTCACCCCGTCGGACCTCGTCGACGGTTCGTGGGAACGCGACGGTGGCGACGAGGAATTCCCGGACGGAGAACGGCCGGACGGAACCATCCTCGAGGCGGGCCGGTCCCACGAGTTCGAGGGCGACGGTTCGCGTGATTCTCCGACGTTCGACCTCGACGACGGCGTCCTCGTCGCGAACACCACCCACGAAGGCGATTCCGAGATCACCGTCGACGTGACGGAAGTCGACGGGGACGGCACCGACGAGAACCTGGTGACGACGGCCGGGAATACCACCGGCGAGTCGATCATGGCCGTCGAGAGTGGCACCTACAGACTCGAGGTCGACGCTGACGGGGCGTGGTCCATCGAACTCACCCAGCCCGCCGTCGAGAGCGACGAACTCGAAGACCTCCCCGTAGAGGCCGAGGGGACCGGATCCGACGTCGTCGGGCCGCTCTGGACGGACGGCCGCACGAGGGTCGTCGCGACACACGAGGGAGACGGCGCGTTCATCGTCGACGGCTACGGTGCCGACGGCAGTCGAGAGATACTCGTCCATCGGACCGGCGAGTTCGACAACTCGCGGTCGTACAAGGCGGGCGGAACGGTCTGGCTCAACGTCGAAGCCGACGGCGACTGGACGCTCGAGGTTATGGATTCGTAG
- a CDS encoding universal stress protein, translating into MRALYATDLSAASEAAIQNETCLECLARIGVETMHLVTVIPSNVHAGMPGMDLEGRRQRALDQYQSVMEATGFDVETHVVRGTPHRRINGIAETVDADLTIVGSRGKSPLENRVIGSTARNLARTTVVPLLVTRIEREADEPEVRREHLFRRLLYATDFSENAERAFDAFSTLRHAADAATLVHVESPKDTGATEGEEPAARLSELEDRLEEWDIETRIDVRRGDPADEILAAADEADASAILLGSRGRSRLRRLLLGSVSESVVTHAERNVYLVPPPRTA; encoded by the coding sequence ATGCGAGCGCTCTACGCAACCGACCTTTCGGCGGCGAGTGAAGCGGCGATCCAGAACGAAACCTGTCTCGAGTGTCTCGCGCGGATCGGCGTCGAGACGATGCACCTCGTCACCGTCATCCCCTCCAACGTTCACGCTGGGATGCCAGGGATGGATCTCGAGGGGCGACGCCAACGCGCGCTCGATCAGTATCAGTCGGTGATGGAAGCCACCGGCTTCGACGTCGAAACGCACGTCGTCCGCGGGACGCCACACCGTCGAATCAACGGGATCGCCGAAACCGTCGACGCCGACCTGACGATCGTCGGATCGCGCGGGAAGAGCCCGCTCGAGAACCGCGTCATCGGATCGACGGCGCGCAATCTCGCGCGAACGACGGTGGTCCCGCTGTTGGTTACTCGCATCGAGCGCGAGGCCGACGAGCCTGAGGTTCGCCGCGAGCACCTCTTTCGGCGGCTCCTCTATGCGACCGATTTCTCGGAAAACGCGGAGCGAGCGTTCGACGCGTTCTCGACCCTCCGCCACGCCGCCGACGCGGCGACACTGGTCCACGTCGAATCGCCGAAGGACACCGGCGCGACCGAAGGCGAGGAGCCGGCCGCGCGGCTATCGGAACTGGAAGATCGACTCGAGGAGTGGGACATCGAGACGCGGATCGACGTTCGGCGCGGCGACCCGGCGGACGAGATCCTCGCGGCCGCGGACGAAGCCGACGCGTCGGCGATCCTGCTCGGGTCGCGCGGTCGGAGTCGACTCCGACGGCTGCTGCTGGGGAGCGTCTCGGAATCGGTCGTCACGCACGCCGAGAGAAACGTGTATCTCGTCCCCCCGCCGCGGACGGCGTAA
- a CDS encoding ArsR/SmtB family transcription factor, with translation MQHGGSPRSSEVFQILADDYAREILVAADQGPMTAKALSEECDASLTTIYRRVSTLQDLELVEERHTVDSDGSHRSEFVTALEGLHVDLTDGKLSVTLETRDELADNFTALWDDLRGDD, from the coding sequence GTGCAACACGGAGGCTCCCCGAGATCGTCGGAGGTATTTCAGATACTCGCAGACGACTACGCACGAGAGATACTCGTCGCGGCCGATCAGGGTCCGATGACCGCCAAAGCGTTGAGCGAGGAGTGCGACGCCTCCCTGACGACGATCTATCGCCGCGTATCGACCCTCCAGGACCTCGAACTCGTCGAGGAACGCCACACCGTCGACTCGGACGGATCCCATCGAAGTGAGTTCGTAACGGCGCTCGAGGGGCTCCACGTGGATCTCACCGACGGTAAACTGTCGGTGACACTGGAGACGCGCGACGAACTCGCCGACAACTTCACAGCCCTCTGGGACGATTTGCGAGGTGACGACTGA
- a CDS encoding halocyanin domain-containing protein: MYDRRTILKILGASTALGGISASASAQDGDDEPDYGDWFDDVENYEETQDLTGEEEVTVDVGAGDDGLQFDPPAIRIDQGTTVVWEWTGEGGSHNVVHVPEDEEELEIENATGASDPVFETEITDEEGYTFEHQFEDTGTYLYVCEPHREQGMKGAVVVE; encoded by the coding sequence ATGTACGACAGAAGAACGATACTGAAGATACTCGGTGCGAGTACCGCACTCGGCGGTATCAGCGCATCCGCGAGCGCACAAGACGGCGACGACGAACCGGACTACGGCGATTGGTTCGACGACGTCGAGAACTACGAGGAGACCCAGGACCTGACGGGCGAAGAGGAGGTGACGGTCGACGTCGGAGCGGGTGACGACGGATTACAGTTCGACCCACCCGCGATCCGCATCGATCAGGGAACGACGGTCGTCTGGGAGTGGACGGGAGAGGGCGGGAGCCACAACGTCGTCCACGTTCCCGAAGACGAAGAAGAGTTGGAGATCGAAAACGCAACCGGCGCGAGCGACCCCGTCTTCGAGACCGAGATCACCGACGAAGAAGGATACACGTTCGAACACCAGTTCGAGGACACCGGGACGTACCTCTACGTCTGTGAGCCCCATCGCGAACAGGGGATGAAAGGCGCGGTGGTCGTCGAGTAG
- a CDS encoding inorganic phosphate transporter, giving the protein MELTIIALFVTAGLASLFMAWVIGAGSSGATPFAPAVGANAISTMRAAFVVGIFGLAGAVTQGANVSEAIGRGLVGGVSLPATGVIIALLIGAGLMAVGIRTGYPIATAFTVTGAVIGVGLSLGGTPVWTKYQQIGAVWVLTPFVGGGIAYGIASALPRSDVPERFSVPLLAGLVGAVLANVEFAFLGPDGSAGSAAGLVQRVVGLEGWAASIGLSVAMAIAVAGLVYWDVRRDLTGGLRRVLLALGSLVAFSAGGSQVGLAVGPLLPLLDEVAAVSTAAVLVGGGVGILVGSWTGAPRMIKSLAQDYSSLGPRRSIAALVPSFLISQLAILLGVPVSFNEIVVSAIIGSGAAVGGGDAISPRKILLTIGAWVASFGLAFAIGYGSVVVVPAM; this is encoded by the coding sequence ATGGAATTGACAATTATCGCGCTGTTCGTTACCGCCGGACTCGCGAGTTTGTTCATGGCGTGGGTCATCGGGGCGGGCTCGAGCGGTGCGACGCCCTTCGCGCCGGCGGTCGGTGCGAACGCTATTTCGACGATGCGAGCCGCCTTCGTGGTGGGCATTTTCGGCCTCGCGGGAGCCGTTACGCAGGGGGCAAACGTTTCGGAAGCTATCGGTCGCGGGCTCGTCGGCGGCGTGAGTCTGCCAGCGACGGGCGTTATCATCGCCCTGTTGATCGGGGCCGGTCTCATGGCCGTCGGTATTCGAACCGGTTATCCGATCGCAACGGCGTTTACCGTGACCGGCGCGGTGATCGGCGTCGGCCTCTCCCTCGGCGGGACCCCGGTCTGGACGAAATACCAGCAGATCGGGGCCGTCTGGGTACTGACGCCGTTCGTCGGTGGCGGGATCGCGTACGGCATCGCGAGCGCGCTTCCCAGGTCCGACGTCCCGGAGCGATTCAGCGTCCCGCTGCTCGCTGGCCTCGTCGGTGCCGTCCTCGCGAACGTCGAGTTCGCGTTTCTGGGACCCGACGGCTCGGCGGGGTCCGCCGCGGGGCTCGTCCAACGCGTGGTCGGTCTCGAGGGCTGGGCCGCGTCGATCGGCCTCTCGGTGGCGATGGCGATCGCCGTTGCAGGGCTCGTCTACTGGGACGTCCGGCGTGACCTGACCGGCGGACTCAGGCGGGTGTTGCTGGCGCTCGGTTCACTCGTCGCGTTCTCGGCCGGCGGTAGCCAGGTCGGGCTCGCCGTCGGGCCGTTGCTGCCCCTGCTCGACGAAGTCGCGGCGGTCTCGACGGCTGCCGTCCTCGTCGGCGGTGGTGTCGGTATCCTCGTCGGATCGTGGACCGGAGCGCCGCGGATGATCAAGTCGCTGGCACAGGATTACTCGTCGCTGGGACCGCGGCGCTCGATCGCGGCGCTCGTCCCGTCGTTTCTCATCTCTCAGCTCGCGATCCTGCTCGGCGTGCCCGTCTCGTTCAACGAGATCGTCGTCAGCGCGATCATCGGAAGCGGTGCCGCGGTCGGCGGGGGCGATGCGATCAGCCCGCGGAAAATACTGCTGACGATCGGCGCGTGGGTCGCGTCGTTCGGACTCGCGTTCGCTATCGGCTACGGGTCCGTCGTCGTGGTTCCGGCGATGTGA
- a CDS encoding sulfite exporter TauE/SafE family protein: MSAHELTTDVEQFLANFFALRYREVMMVFATLAVAVASIVFFPGLDSVGKGVQSDLSVELLAVFVLVAVVAGVVKGMIGFGYSLITTPIFASVIDPTVAVVVLAIPPWMINMFQIGETDTGRSFVREEWPLLLLAVVGAVIGVAALAAFSAGPVVPFVIGLVILGYVVFQVVRNFVTVREAHHPIALGTAGFLEGFLLAIANLGPLLPAYFHTFERDADRYIGGLSMVLGTIFTVRLVQMALFTDLLTTYRLWLGSVIAVVTIVGLLLGTFLRRLEIDERTFNWFVVGLLFVISLNIFRNTVPALFF, translated from the coding sequence ATGAGCGCACACGAACTTACGACCGACGTCGAACAGTTCCTCGCGAATTTCTTCGCGTTGCGGTATCGCGAAGTGATGATGGTCTTTGCGACGCTCGCCGTCGCCGTCGCATCGATCGTCTTTTTCCCGGGGCTCGATTCCGTCGGAAAGGGCGTTCAGTCCGACCTCTCGGTCGAGTTGCTCGCGGTGTTCGTCCTCGTCGCAGTCGTCGCCGGCGTCGTCAAGGGGATGATCGGATTCGGATACTCGCTCATTACGACCCCGATTTTCGCGTCGGTCATCGACCCGACGGTCGCCGTCGTCGTCCTCGCGATTCCGCCGTGGATGATCAACATGTTCCAGATCGGGGAAACCGACACGGGCCGGTCGTTCGTCCGCGAGGAGTGGCCGCTCCTGTTGCTCGCCGTCGTCGGCGCCGTCATCGGGGTCGCCGCGCTGGCGGCGTTCAGCGCCGGCCCCGTCGTCCCGTTCGTCATCGGCCTCGTCATCCTCGGCTACGTCGTCTTCCAGGTCGTTCGGAACTTCGTGACGGTCCGGGAAGCCCACCACCCGATCGCGCTCGGAACGGCCGGTTTCCTCGAGGGATTCTTGCTCGCCATCGCGAACCTCGGGCCGCTCCTGCCGGCGTACTTCCATACCTTCGAGCGGGACGCCGACCGATACATCGGCGGGCTGTCGATGGTTCTCGGGACGATATTCACCGTCCGGCTCGTGCAGATGGCCCTGTTCACCGACCTCCTGACGACGTACCGGCTCTGGCTCGGCTCGGTGATCGCGGTGGTCACCATCGTCGGCCTCCTTCTTGGCACCTTCCTCCGCCGACTCGAGATCGACGAGCGGACGTTCAACTGGTTCGTCGTCGGGCTTCTGTTCGTCATCTCGCTCAACATCTTCCGGAACACCGTGCCGGCACTGTTCTTCTAG
- a CDS encoding DsbA family protein: MSLDQPSRRAVLTGAVTLLGSGSVYFLTRSDDSPDRDLSPSFHSSDETAALGLELRGKPIMGSPDAPLELYYWTDFQCPFCERFERETLPDLVRDYVRPGELRIVFVSLPFFGADSMTAAVAGKCVWDRVRRSDPSAYWAWRTAIFDEQGEKNSGWASAENLVEYTRSVSVVDAGALETCLEERRSTLEARVEADAEQARSFGITGTPTFVATDRESGSREALVGAQPIERFDEIIEQVESA, encoded by the coding sequence ATGTCCCTCGATCAGCCGTCCCGTCGCGCCGTTCTCACCGGTGCCGTCACACTGCTCGGCAGTGGCAGCGTCTACTTTCTCACGCGCTCCGACGACAGTCCCGATCGCGACCTCTCCCCGTCGTTTCACTCGAGCGATGAAACCGCCGCCCTCGGCCTCGAGTTGCGGGGGAAGCCGATCATGGGATCGCCGGACGCTCCGCTCGAGTTGTACTACTGGACGGACTTCCAGTGTCCGTTCTGCGAACGCTTCGAACGGGAGACCCTTCCCGACCTCGTTCGGGACTACGTTCGACCCGGCGAGCTTCGGATCGTGTTCGTTTCGCTGCCGTTTTTCGGCGCGGACTCGATGACCGCCGCGGTCGCCGGCAAGTGCGTCTGGGACCGGGTCCGTCGGTCGGATCCATCGGCGTATTGGGCCTGGCGGACGGCTATCTTCGACGAGCAGGGCGAGAAGAACTCCGGGTGGGCGTCGGCGGAGAATCTCGTCGAGTACACGCGTTCGGTTTCCGTCGTCGATGCCGGCGCCCTCGAGACGTGTCTCGAGGAACGGCGCTCGACGCTCGAGGCCCGGGTCGAGGCCGACGCCGAGCAAGCGCGCTCGTTCGGGATTACGGGCACGCCCACGTTCGTCGCGACCGATCGAGAGTCGGGATCGCGTGAGGCGCTCGTCGGGGCGCAGCCGATCGAACGCTTCGACGAAATCATCGAACAGGTCGAAAGCGCCTGA